The DNA segment CTCACATTCTTATCGTCGAGAACCTGTCAAAtgcaatatacatatgtcaGTTTATTCTGGATGCCCAATGAAATAGGAGCGTATAGTACTTACCTGCACCTCAAAGGTAAAGTATTTCTTCATGTTCTTAATTATCATTACCAGAAAGGGTAGCTTAATGCCCAATGTTTTCTTTGGATCTGCCGGACATGTTATGAATGTTGTACTCACATTGGTTCCCACAATTTCAAGAACCAGACTTTGGATGTCATTGTCAGTTATACGCTTGATGTGTCCATTTCGCACCTTCTTGTCCCAAAGTTGCAATGGCTTCGAACCAATGCTGTAGAGTATGGACAAGAAGCCGGATTGAAACGTGTTTTTAAACATTTCGCGCAATTTTGTTGACTATGCCGACAGCGTAATTTCTAGCTTGaccaattttttatttggccAGTTTTCGCTGGCCGTTCAATTTTTCGCAGCCGGAATTTGTAAAAGTTACGAACACAATGTACAAAAgtatactaattttatttagtcaataaatttgtaaacaacaaTGTGTTGCTAAGAGCAACAGCGTGACCGCAATTTAAGCTGCAAAAGACATAggaaaaatatactaaaaaacatttcatctTGCCCGACTACAAATTGGCCACACTTTTTCTAGTGATGAGACaaagttttatataatttatccatatagagtacaaaacaacaattttaatattacatttgaaataacaTTAGCAAAGTTAGCgttcaaaataaaacgagaGCGGGACACCCTATTTAGTATAAAAGAGAACATAAAGTCTTCGACATCTTCAAATCgtttagaaaaaaatacacagaAATACGCacatatagaaatatttaaactataaattaaatcaacacCACACTATAACTAAAACTACAccatttttgtatacataaatTTGACCGTTAGATTACAGTTCCAAATGCTCAACAAGCTGAAAAATACTGTTGCTacaatgaacatttttttactttggAGACAATATTTCTCACAACGTATCCGGTTTCAACGACtaatgtacatatttaattaattgttatttacatattgtatcagtatattataaaatgagcaaaaattataaacgaTCTCATTTATTAACATCAAATCTAACCTAAAATGTATACGAAAAGATTTATTTTCTGCTTAAAAAGcagaatttacaaaatttaagtacgttacaaatacaaatcgaAATCTATTCTATTACTCGAATAAAAACTCGAGCTTTCTCCAACTTTTCTTACGTAGACACCATCCTTGAAATAATCGCCCGTTGACCAATTTAACATCGTTTCTGTACTATATGGACCTTGAATGTTTTCATCATCTTGTTTCCATTTGAATTCCCATTTGATTTTCggttcctcctcctcctccttttGAGTTGTCTTTAAGCGTTTGGACTCCTTTTCTTCAAAATCATCTGCATACATATCAAAGGACTCTGTAACTGGCTTGCTTGGGCCCGGCAAATTTTCTAGTTTCTGCATGATCTTCTCATATGTTTCTTGATATATGTCCATGTTTCCCGTGTTTGAAAGTATTTCATTCGCCACCTCAGTTAGCTTCGCTATTTGCTGCGTTTCAATGTTCTCTATTCccgcttttttttgcttaagcTTTTCAAGCGTTGATAATTTGGGACGCTTGCGGCCCAATCTTTGTAAAGCCATTTGAACACTTTCGCCCGCCTTCATAAACTCAATCATTTTTCTAAGCGATGCCGCAAGATTAAATGAAGGTACACCATCTCCCGCAACGTTTAGTTCCTCATTGTTGGGATCAAAATAGTTCTTGTCATTCTCTACCTATTAgataagcaaaataataaaaatgcaaaatagccATTTCGTAGCTCATGTACCTTAACCCAGTCAATATTATCCAGCCAGTTATCCTTTATTTCCGTGTCCTTATTCCAATGATAGTGACCATCCTTATCGAAGTGGCCCTCTTCGAGTTCCTCGCGCATATTGAATGGCGTTATTTTGACATCGTCCACTACTTTTCCAACACCCTCCTCACCGCCTTCAATGTCACTATCATTCAGGTTTTCGCTAAAATAGATTATAGTACCACttatttcaaacaaaataaaaaagccaAGCAATCGATTCCATTGCAAAGTAAAGCACTTGAATGCTCCGCATCTAAAATGCTGAGCACACTTCAAACGCTCATTTTTTCGCTCACCGTTCATAGTCATCGGAGTCCTCCTCATCCGAGTCCAAtgtgtgtttctttttaaaaatatcgcTATTTTCATGCGAAaaattttgctttcttttcgacgccataattaaatatggaggagtttctttttatttactttttcttaAACACCTTAAAACAACAAGcctattgttttcatttgctatTCATGTACTGGTTCTGTGATCCAGTTCATTTTAGAGATTACGTTTGAAATGTTCTCACTGGCCGCATTTTGTGAcgcgcaacaacaaaatgttggcTATGGACTgtataaacatttcaaattataatttcaataaaaaagattggtttttcattttaataaaggaTTTTCAGGCATAACagatatttgaaaatatgcgCACACAATTATCAacgaatatatacatacatacatatatttgtgcttagtataaataataatactacttcaattttcatcatttgcaatattaaaattgtttcaaaacAGGTCGATTCTGTAGGGACTGCAATTCGCTTAGTAACATCGCAACATTGAAACGTAAACGTTGAAACATGGATAACGGCAATTCCAAGGTTCTATATTCgccattaattaatttaaagtgcaAAACTATGGTAGGTTTATCGAGTTGAGACATCCTAGAAGTACATAgaagaaatcataaatattgtcTTAAACAGTACATCATATATTTAATCTCACGTGGATGTTAAGGATATATTAATTCGCCATTGCATATCCAGCATTTTCGCTCTTTCCATTTTTGTATCAGAGAAATTCTTACTTAGAGTTGTTCGATGATTTAGTAGAACTTTTCCCAAATCCTCCGCAGATGCATCTGGCAgactaaacaaaaattgtggattataataaatacatacactGTCAGAATGCATAAATCGATTATTTCGACTTTAGTATTTACCCCAAATCATCAATTAAGCATTGACGAAGCTCATGGTCTTTGACAACTCCTTTGGGATATcgcaaatatatttgcattattaacAAGATCATTGTAAACAACTCACAAAAATTCTTGGGTACTTCGTGGCctgcatttttcaatttgttgattgCCAATGCTAAGACGTCGGGAGATGACTTCTTCGTCTCTATATAATGCACAGATACTTGAATTAACACACGGAGTGCTGATTTCGTTAGTTGTGGAATATAAATAGTATACGGTTTGACGCTTTTTAAAATGTGATATCGAAAGTTCGAagacattttttatttgcaatttgttttttttttaatgattatcTTTACAATTCAACTAGTTCATTTTGGAGA comes from the Drosophila sulfurigaster albostrigata strain 15112-1811.04 chromosome 2L, ASM2355843v2, whole genome shotgun sequence genome and includes:
- the LOC133835312 gene encoding CD2 antigen cytoplasmic tail-binding protein 2 homolog — protein: MASKRKQNFSHENSDIFKKKHTLDSDEEDSDDYERENLNDSDIEGGEEGVGKVVDDVKITPFNMREELEEGHFDKDGHYHWNKDTEIKDNWLDNIDWVKVENDKNYFDPNNEELNVAGDGVPSFNLAASLRKMIEFMKAGESVQMALQRLGRKRPKLSTLEKLKQKKAGIENIETQQIAKLTEVANEILSNTGNMDIYQETYEKIMQKLENLPGPSKPVTESFDMYADDFEEKESKRLKTTQKEEEEEPKIKWEFKWKQDDENIQGPYSTETMLNWSTGDYFKDGVYVRKVGESSSFYSSNRIDFDLYL
- the LOC133835336 gene encoding COMM domain-containing protein 5, which produces MSSNFRYHILKSVKPYTIYIPQLTKSALRVLIQVSVHYIETKKSSPDVLALAINKLKNAGHEVPKNFCELFTMILLIMQIYLRYPKGVVKDHELRQCLIDDLGLPDASAEDLGKVLLNHRTTLSKNFSDTKMERAKMLDMQWRINISLTSTMSQLDKPTIVLHFKLINGEYRTLELPLSMFQRLRFNVAMLLSELQSLQNRPVLKQF
- the LOC133835347 gene encoding cilia- and flagella-associated protein 20, whose product is MFKNTFQSGFLSILYSIGSKPLQLWDKKVRNGHIKRITDNDIQSLVLEIVGTNVSTTFITCPADPKKTLGIKLPFLVMIIKNMKKYFTFEVQVLDDKNVRRRFRASNYQSTTRVKPFICTMPMRLDEGWNQIQFNLSDFTRRAYGTNYVETLRVQIHANCRIRRVYFSDRLYSEDELPPEFKLFLPIQKPVQKSNAICS